The following nucleotide sequence is from Spirochaetaceae bacterium.
CGGACAACAACTCCTGCGAGCAGGCGATCCGGCCATTCGTGATCGGCCGGAAAAACTGGCTGTTCTCTGGCAGCCCGCGCGGGGCGGCCGCGAGCGCCCTGTTATACAGCTTGATCGAGACCGCCAAGGCGAATGGGCGCGAACCGTACGGGTATCTTCGCGAGCTGTTCGAGAAGCTGCCCCTCGCCCACACCCGCGCCGACTATCTCGCGCTCCTCCCCACGGCCCGACCGCCGCCATAGATAACAGAGTCAGGTGCTGCCTGGCTCGGCAAGGCGATCGCGTTCGCCATGGGACAGTGGCCGAAGCTGATCCGCTACCTCGATCACGCGCAGCTTACGGTCGGACAACAGCACCTGAGAGCAGACGATCCGGTCATTCGTGATCCGGCGCAAGAACTGGCTGTTTCCGACCGCCCGCGCGGGGCCGTCGCGAGCCCACCGCTATATGCTTGATCGAGGCCGCCAGGGCGAACGGCACCGCTATCTCCGCGAGCTGTTCGAGAAGTTGCCCTCGCCCGCGTCGACGGTCTCGCGCTTCTCCTCGGTTGTCCGGGCCGCCGCCGGCACCGCCATCGATACCTGGATTCGCCACCCGCTTACGCAGGATCTCCGCATGGCGCCTGCAGTAGGCGGCCCGCTTCCCCGTTCTGACCAGATCGGTCAGTTCTTTCCGTTCTTCTCCACTCAAACGGACTACATACACCTTCTTCACGATCACGTCCCAGCAGCGTGACTGTGACTTGCCGAGAGACACTTTTGCATGCAGCCTTATTTCGTTGAGGTACTAGAGTCGACCAAGCAGGCCCTAACGAGCAGGTTCAAATGCGCACCACTGGTGAGAACAGCTGGAGCGCCGGGGCCACGTAGACCGGCTCCTTTGTGATGAGTTCGGCGAGGCCGGTGCACGATCGTCAACCCCCGGGCTGACAGGTGGTGATACCAAGACGACAGAAACCGCCTCACCGGACGCTCCGGGCGATCCTGAGAGTGGTCGAGATGATCACATCGGACCGTGATGAGGCGTTGAAGGACGATCTGTCCATCGCTAACGAGTTGGCCGTAGGGAATGTCTATGTGTTCGACCCGTGCTTCGGCGCATCGCGGTCAATATCGACGAGCAGGGCGTTGGTGCGCTAGCCGGCATACGGGTGAAGCAAGTCGCAACGAAACATGTCTTCCGGCAATTAGGTCGTCCTCGGGGCGTCGACAGTCTACATAGTCGGAGTGGCGTCAAGCCGAGATGGAGATACATCGAGTTCTAACCCGTAACCCCTGACCAGTCCCGTTAGCATCTCTCTGATCCACATTGGCGCTCCCGGATAGGCCCGTATGTCGTCGATGATCTTGCCTGGGTCGATCGGTATCATGATACCCACCCCACGAGCCGGAATGACATCGCCTCTTGTATGTCGACCGTCTGAGTCAGCAAGCATTCTTGTTATCATGTCCTCGTTGGCGAGCCGGTTTATCTCGGTGAGCGAGCCCTCGAAGGGGTCTCCAAGTGTGTCGGCGCGCGCCAAGTACAGTGCTCTTGACTGCAGTAGCCCAATGAACTTCGGTAGATTCATATAACGCCAGACCTTGATACAGTCATTGTTCGGCTGGCGCGGTTGGAACACTGGGTGTGTCGTGTCAGCTGGCATTTTGGTCTCCTGTACTCTGCGGCCGATGCGAGCTACGTGTGGTTCCTCGGGGTCCGTCTGTAGGATCGAGTGCGTTTCAGCAAAGACGCTGACGTTCCGGCTCCGGAGTGTTATCGGTTGGTACTTTCGCCACGATAACTCGATTTCGTCCTTGGCGCCGGCTCTTCCGCCGATACCTCACCGAATCGCCGGCACGCGGGCCCCGCTGGATGCCACCTTCGCCAGTTGCGGATGGTAGTCTACATGAGTGCCGATACAATCGCCATGGCGGGCGCAGTAGTAATGCTGCAGAGCCGTCGTCTGGAGCAACGCATAGACGCTGTTGCCGAAGCCTTAGTGCCCCGAATCCGGGACGCGGTGCACGGCGAGGCGGCCGGGGGCACCAACGACACGACAACGGTGTGCATGGGTTCTTGCCGCCGGTGGCCGGCGGTATACTCGACGCCGATGGGCACGTCCGTCAGCAGCCCGCGGTGGAACGGCGGCGGCGTTGGCGCGCCGCGGCGCCGGTGGATGGCGGTGGCAATGGTGCTCCTGCGTGCCGCGGCGGGGTTTGCCGACGGCAGCGCCGAGTTGGCCGACTACGAGCCGTCGCCCGAGGCGCTGCGGCTGCTGGCCGAGTTCGAACGCTACTACCATGGCACGATTCTCGACTGGCCGGGGCCGGAGCGGGTGACCGGCGATACCGAGCGCTGGCTTGAACGCGCCGCGGCGCTCACGGGCGACCCGCCCGCGCAACACTACCTGCTGGCCTGGATCGAGTTCCAGGCGTTCAGCAACCTGTGGTGGAGCGGCAGCGAGGGTGCGCACCTGCAGCGCGCACACGACCACATTCGCCGGTTTGCCGAGCTGAACGTGGCGTTCGCGGACGGTTTCGCGCTGTACGGCTCGATTCTCGGCCAGATGATCGCCGTCAATCCGCTCAACGTGCTCGGCTACGCCGGCACGGCGGAGCAGGTCACCCGGATCGCGCTCGAGTTGGAGCCGGACAACCGGTTGGCGCGCCTGAATTCGGGCATCGCGCTGCTGAACGCGCCGCCCGCGTTCGGCGGCGACCCGGAACGAGCGGTGGTGGAGATGCGCACGGCGTATGCCGGCGGCGAACTCGGCATGCGCACCGTCGCCGGCCTGTGGCTGGCGGTAGCCTACGACAAGCTGGGCCGGGGCGACGACGCGACCAGGATCATCGAGGAGGTCGTGGCGCTCGCGCCCGACTATCTCCCGGCGCGGGTTACCGCCGACGCGCTGGCGCGCGGGATCGAGCCGCTGGAGCATTGGCGGGAGGTTCGAGCGGCACGCCGTTGACGGCAGCGCCGCCGGTCAGCCGCTGTCCCGGTACAGGAAGCAGGAGGCGTAGTGGCCGTCTTCGCCCACTTCGTACAGGCGCGGCGGGCTGCGGTGGCACTCCTCCATCGCGTGCGGGCAGCGGCGGTAGAACCGGCATCCCGCCTTGTCGCCCTTGCCGAGTTCCTCGTCCGCGGACACCTCGATCTCCTCGGACCACTTGCGGGCAGGATCGGGGGTGGGAACGGAGCCGATCAGCAACTGGGTGTAGGGATGCCGGGGGTTGCCGATGACCCCGGTGGCGTCGCCGGTTTCCGATACGGTGCCCTCGTAAAGAATGAAGATGCGGTCGCTGATCTGGTAGGCGGTGGACAGATCGTGGGTGATGTACAGGAAGCTGATGCCGAACTCGTCCTTCAGCTTGAGCATGATGTCGAGGATCATCGCCCGCAGGGAGGCGTCGATCATCGACACCGGCTCGTCGGCCACGATCAGGCGCGGCTTGAGCAGGAAGGCGCGCGCGACAATGAGCCGCTGGCGCTGGCCGCCCGAGAGCTGGTGCGGGTACTTGCCGAGGATCTCCTGCGGGCGGAGGCCCACCACCTCGAGCGCTTCACCGATGATGCGCGCCTCATCCGCCTTGCGGCGCGCCAGCTTGAATTCGGTGACCGCCATGTGGAACACGTGATCGACGCGGTAGAACGGGTTGAAGGCGGCGTACGGGTCCTGGAACACGGCCTGGCACTCGCGCCGGTACGACATCAGTTCCTTCCTGGACATCTTGTGGAGGTTGCGGCCGCGCCACAGGATCTCTCCCGCGGTCGGCTTGATGAAGTCCAGAATGAGGCGCGCGAGCGTGGTCTTGCCGCTGCCCGACTCGCCGGCGATCGCCGTGATCATCGGCTGGTCGTCGTACAGAGTGAGGGAGAAGTCCTGGAGCGCGATCGTTTTGTGCTGCCTGCCGATGCCGCTGCCGAACACCTTCTTCACGTTCTTCACTTCCAGCAGCCGGTTGCTCATTCTCGCCGTCCCATTCACTCGTACAAATGCACGCGACTCATTCGTACAGGTTCCTCACGTTCCACTTCCAGCAGCCGGTTGCTCGTTGTCGCCGTCCCACTCATCGTACAAATGGCACGCGACCATGCGCCCGGGCCGGACCTCCCGATAGCGCGGCACCTCCACCCGGCAGCGCTCGGTGGCGTGCGGGCAACGGGGATGAAAGATGCATCCGGACGGCGGCGCGAGGAGGTCGGGAGGCAGTCCCGGTATGCCCTCCAGCGGCTTTTTCTCCTTCACCGAAGGCACCGAGCCGATCAGGAGCTGGGTATAGGGATGCAGGGGGTCCTTGTAGATGTCCTCGGCCGGACTGACCTCGGCGACCTTGCCGGCATACATCACCGCGAGGCGGTGCACCAGTTGGGCCAGGAGGCCCATGTCGTGCCCGATGATGACGAGCGCCGCGCCAAGCCCTTCCTGCACCTTGATGAGGGTCTGCGTGACCACGCGCTGCACCACGACGTCGAGTGCGCTGGTCGGCTCGTCGGCGACGATCACCTGGGGCTGCAGGACGATCGCCATCGCAATGCATACGCGTTGCTTCATGCCGCCGGACAGTTCGTGCGGGTACATGTGGTAGACGCGGGCCGGCAGGCCCACCCGGCCGAGCAGCTCGATGATTCTGGCCTTCGACTCCGCGCGTCCGCCGCCGCCGCCGTGGGCGGTGACCGCGTCGTTTATCTGGCTGCCGATCTTCACCACGGGGTTGAGCGAGTTCATCGAGCCCTGCGGAATCAGCGAGATCCGGCTCCAGCGCACGGATCTCATCCGGTCCTCGTCGAGTTGCAGTATGTCCTGGCCGCCGACGAAAATGCGTCCCTGCTCGACGGACCCGGGCGGCTTGATAAGGCGCAGCAGCGTGGTCGCGGTGGTCGACTTGCCGCAGCCGGATTCGCCGACGATGCCGAAGCGCTCGCCCCGCCTCACTTCGAGGTCGATGCCGTCTACCGCCTTGACCGGTCCGCGGGCGGTCCAGTAGTAGACCTTGAGGTCTTCCACCTTGAGCGCAACATCGCTCATGCCGGTGCCGCTCCCTTGCGGACCCTGGGGTTGTACACCTCGTCGAGGCCGATGTTGATGAGCTGCAGGCCGAGGAAGATCAGCACCAGGATCACCATCGGCGGCAGTACCCACCACAGGATGCCGCGGATCATGGCCCCGCGCCACATCGCCCAGTACACCATGACGCCGAGGGTGGTGGTGTTCTGCGGCCCGAGGCCGAGAATCTCCAGGAACACCTCGGCCAGGATCGCGCCCGACACGGCGTTCGCGAAGGTGGTGCCGACGTAGGGCAGCATGTTGGGCAGGATTTCCCGAAACACGATCTTGATGTCGCTCATCCCGGACAGCTTGGCGAGATTGATGAACTCCCGCTTGCGCAGGCTGAGGACCTGGGAGCGAAAGGTGCGGGCCGGGAACGGCCAGGCGAACACGGCCAGGATCAGGACCAGCGCGGGAATGGTCAGGAAGCGGACGTAGGAGGACAGCACCACGAGCAGGGGAATGGTGGGGATCACCAGGAACACGTCGGTGACGCTGCGCAGCGAGTCGTCCACCAAGCCGCCCCGGTAGCCGCTGAATATGCCGACCGCCGATCCGACCACCAGGCCTACCAGGCCGGTAAAGAACCCGATGATCAGCGACTGCCGGACCGCGTGCACCAACTGGTCGAAGACGTCGCGCCCGAGCGTGTCGGTACCGAGCAGGTTCTGGAACGAGGGCGGCAGGTCGGGCGCGTGAAGTCCGATCGACGCCACGTCGTAGGGAGCCAGCAGGTCGGCCGCGACGGAGATCAGCACCAGCAGCAGGACGATGGTGAAGCCGGCCGACAGCTTGGCGTTGGTGCGGAACGCGAACTTGACAACGCTCTTAGCCGAGGAAGCGATGGACGCCGTCACGGTCAGTCACCTCCATGGCTGATGCGCGGATCGATGATCGGATACAGGATTTCCAGAATGAGATTGGCGGTCAGCACCGACAGGATGGTCAACAGCAGAATACCCTGCAACAGGTTGTAGTCGAGATTGCCGATCGCGGACAGCAGCAGTGCTCCGAGGCCGGGATAGTTGAATATGGTTTCGGTCAGGATCGACCCGTTCATGACGAAGCCGAGGGCTATTCCGAACGCGGCCACCTGCGGCAGCAGGGCATTCCTGAGGGCGTACTTGGTCAGAATCATCGACCGCTTCAGGCCCTTGGCCTCGGCGAGCAGGATGTAGTCTTCGCCGAGCGTGGTCAGGATCATCGAGCGCATGGTGATGACCCATAAACCGATCGATGCGATCACGATCGACAGCGCCGGCAGGGTGGCATGGTAGATGATGTCCCAGACCAGCTTCCAGCCCTCCGGGCGCCCGCCGATCAGGCTGAAACCGCCGGAAGACGGGAACACGGACAGATTGTAAGAGAAGAAAAAGACCAGCAGCAGGGCCACGAAGTAGTAAGGGATCTGGTTGAGCCCGAGACTCAACACGACAATCGCCGAGTTTATCTTCGAATCGCGCCGCCAGCCGACGATCGCGCCGAGCAGGTTGCCGAGCACCCAACTGATCACGGTGGCCACCAGGAGCAGCCCCATGGTCCATGGCAGGGCGGTCACCAACAACTCCTGCACGGTAGTGGGAAACGCCATGATCGACGGTCCGAGGTCGCCGCGCAGCAGGCTCCACAGGTACCTGAAGTATTGCTCCATCCAGGTGCCGTCGAGGCCGAACTGCTCCTTGTACGCCGCGACTATCTCGGCACCCCCGGAAACCACCTCGCCGTGCTGCGCCATCTGGTCGATGAGCGCGGAGATGGGGTCGCCCGGAATCATCCGTGGAATGAAGAAATTGGCGCTGATCGCGACGATCACGGTCAGGAAATACGCCAACAACCTCCTGCCGATGTACGTTACAAGAGCGGCCATGAATGCTCCCCCCGCGTCGAAAGGACTCCCCCTCTCCCGCGGAATGTCAAGCGCACTGGGAGAGGGGGAGTCAAAGAATCGGTAACCGCCGTCGTACGTGCCGGCTTACTGGGGCTCGACGTTCAGCAGCGTGAACAGGAAGTGCGGCCACCAGTGAAAGGGCGTGATGTAGGGATCGTCTTCGCTCGGAAAGCCCTTCCAGTGCAAGGTGTCGTAGGTATTCGAGGTAACCGTCTGCAGGGTGCCGATGACGGGCAGATCGCGCATGTAGATCTCCTGCGCCTGCGCGAGCACCTCGTCGGCGCGCGGATCGTCCGGGAGCAGTGCGGTCAGCTCGTCGAGGAGTGCGTCGTACTCGGGGTTCGAGTAGCGGATGCGGTTCTGGTCGGCGGACTCCCCTTCCGGCAGGGCATACTTGCTGTGGAAGCCCTCCAGCCAGGCGTACGGGTCCCACGCTTGACCGAGGCCCTGGGCACACGCCCACGCCACGTTCATGT
It contains:
- a CDS encoding ABC transporter ATP-binding protein — encoded protein: MSNRLLEVKNVKKVFGSGIGRQHKTIALQDFSLTLYDDQPMITAIAGESGSGKTTLARLILDFIKPTAGEILWRGRNLHKMSRKELMSYRRECQAVFQDPYAAFNPFYRVDHVFHMAVTEFKLARRKADEARIIGEALEVVGLRPQEILGKYPHQLSGGQRQRLIVARAFLLKPRLIVADEPVSMIDASLRAMILDIMLKLKDEFGISFLYITHDLSTAYQISDRIFILYEGTVSETGDATGVIGNPRHPYTQLLIGSVPTPDPARKWSEEIEVSADEELGKGDKAGCRFYRRCPHAMEECHRSPPRLYEVGEDGHYASCFLYRDSG
- a CDS encoding ABC transporter ATP-binding protein, which translates into the protein MSDVALKVEDLKVYYWTARGPVKAVDGIDLEVRRGERFGIVGESGCGKSTTATTLLRLIKPPGSVEQGRIFVGGQDILQLDEDRMRSVRWSRISLIPQGSMNSLNPVVKIGSQINDAVTAHGGGGGRAESKARIIELLGRVGLPARVYHMYPHELSGGMKQRVCIAMAIVLQPQVIVADEPTSALDVVVQRVVTQTLIKVQEGLGAALVIIGHDMGLLAQLVHRLAVMYAGKVAEVSPAEDIYKDPLHPYTQLLIGSVPSVKEKKPLEGIPGLPPDLLAPPSGCIFHPRCPHATERCRVEVPRYREVRPGRMVACHLYDEWDGDNEQPAAGSGT
- a CDS encoding ABC transporter permease, whose translation is MTASIASSAKSVVKFAFRTNAKLSAGFTIVLLLVLISVAADLLAPYDVASIGLHAPDLPPSFQNLLGTDTLGRDVFDQLVHAVRQSLIIGFFTGLVGLVVGSAVGIFSGYRGGLVDDSLRSVTDVFLVIPTIPLLVVLSSYVRFLTIPALVLILAVFAWPFPARTFRSQVLSLRKREFINLAKLSGMSDIKIVFREILPNMLPYVGTTFANAVSGAILAEVFLEILGLGPQNTTTLGVMVYWAMWRGAMIRGILWWVLPPMVILVLIFLGLQLINIGLDEVYNPRVRKGAAPA
- a CDS encoding ABC transporter permease, which gives rise to MAALVTYIGRRLLAYFLTVIVAISANFFIPRMIPGDPISALIDQMAQHGEVVSGGAEIVAAYKEQFGLDGTWMEQYFRYLWSLLRGDLGPSIMAFPTTVQELLVTALPWTMGLLLVATVISWVLGNLLGAIVGWRRDSKINSAIVVLSLGLNQIPYYFVALLLVFFFSYNLSVFPSSGGFSLIGGRPEGWKLVWDIIYHATLPALSIVIASIGLWVITMRSMILTTLGEDYILLAEAKGLKRSMILTKYALRNALLPQVAAFGIALGFVMNGSILTETIFNYPGLGALLLSAIGNLDYNLLQGILLLTILSVLTANLILEILYPIIDPRISHGGD